ATTCTAAGACCAGTGAAAGATCCAGGGCCTTTAGAAACTACATAGCCATCAATATCATCAATAGTTAGGTTATTAAGTTTTAGTAAATTATCAATTATATTCATTAGTATAACTGAATGTTCTTTTTTATCATTTAAAGTAATTTCTCCAAGTAATTTATGATTCTTCATTAAAGCAACAGTTGCTACTTTTGAAGATGAATCAATAGCAAGTATAATCATATTTTAAAGCTCCTTTATATAGTTATATCGATCTCCATAAGGAGTTAATATTATTTTTCTGTAATCTTCACCTTTTTCAAGGTCTTTCTTTATGCTTATATGAAGTAAATCTTGAGGTAAAATTTCTTCAATGTAATTTGCCCATTCTATAATAGACACTGCATCTGAAAATATGTAGTCATCAAATCCAATTGCATATATTTCATCAGGATCGCTCACTCGATAAACATCAAAATGGTTAAGTTTGAGCCTACCACCTTCATATTCATTAACAATTGTAAAAGTTGGACTTGTTATATTATCATTTATTCCTAAACCAAGGGCAATTCCTTTAGTAATATGTGTCTTGCCAGCACCTAAATCTCCAGTTAAACAAATTATATCACCAGCTTGTAGCAATTTACCTAAATTTATTCCTAATTGAGTAGTACTATCTACATTATAAACTTCGAATTCCATGAAAATCCTCCTTTAATGAGAGTTTAAATTATAATTCCCATCCTTATATTTTATATCAAAACAGAATAAAATCAAATTAATTAAACGAATACTAAAATATTATTATAAAATAGGCTTATATTTAATGTGAGTTTTATATAATATAAGAAAAGTAATAAATTTTTATATATTTATTATAAATTAATTGGTATAATGAACATAAGTATATCCAGAAATTAATTTACCGAATTCATGAAAAGTAATATGTGTTATTAAACTTGGAGGTGGCATACTTTGAAAAAGATTACCTTTGCAATGGTAATAATAACTATTGCATTGTCTTTTGGCATGAATTTATTTTCAGACCCGTTATTAGCAAATACAGAGAGTCATAAAACTGAAAATAGGGGAGATTTTTTAAACATACTAACGGTTAATAAACCTCAATATGATATGGTTAAAAAAATTGTGAAAGATAAAAATAATGTTGAATATATGCTTACTAATGAAAAAGATATTAGTGAGTTTAAGTATAATGAAGATGTTTTAAATAATATATCCAATATGGACTTATTTATATATTCCGGCACTTCATTTGAACCTTGGAGCAATTCTTTAATTGATGAATTGAAAAAAGGAGATTTAGGAATAATAAATTTATCTAGAGGCATAAGATTACTGAATTATTCACAAAATAATAGTAATAAAGAAAATCCTTATTATTTTGAGGGAATTAGTGAATATAAAATTGCATTATGTAATGTAAAATCAGCAATTCAAGATAGAGATCCCCAAAATAGAGATTATTATGAAGAAAATTATAATGAAGCCATAAAAGAATTTGATAATAAGATAAAGATATATAATGATAAAATTAAATCACTTAGTGACTATAAATTTATAACGCTAAATAATGATTTTGATTATTTAACTAAAGCATTAAATTTAAATACTATTCAGCTTGATAATCACGAAATAGCTGATTTTATTAAGCTTAATAATTTAGATGCTAAAAAGGTTATAATAATAGTTGATGGAGAAGCAGGAACTAAATTGAATTTATCAGGATACAATACAGTGAATTTATGGAAATATTATGGAGATATGTCTTTCGATGATTTAATTTTGTATAATATAAAAGAATTATCAAAATGGGCTCCATTAAAAGAGAATGGAACGGTTAATTCTACAGGTAAAGTGGCATAAGAAAAAAAGTGTTGCTTTATTTATAAATGTATTATATAATGATTATTGTCTCGAAGGGGTATGGCTCAACGGTAGAGTAGTGGTCTCCAAAACCATTGGTTCTGGGTTCAAATCCTAGTGCCCCTGCCAAGAAGATTAAAGTTATAGTGTTTATATGCTATAACTTTTTTTGTTATAAGAAACAATATATGATTATAGCTATATTGAAGATGAATTTTGAATACTTTTAAATTTAAAATTTTGGAGTAATAATTTAATTAAAATTAAGTGGAATTCTATTCAGCTTTATATAATTAAGTATATGGATATCCTTATTGACATAGATATGAAACAACTATATAATTTCAATATTGATTAAACAATGGCGTTTAAAGAAGCAATTCTTTAAGTGCTATTTTTTTATACTTATTTTATTATGTGAATTTATGACTAGAATGATATTTAATAATCCTAAGGGAGATATATGTTCTGATTATTAATGTTCAATTATCAATGGGTATTGAACACGAAAGTGTTAGGGCGAAATTCATATAAATAAAAATCAATAAATAATTAGTTAATGTGTGTATTTATTGAATGCAATTTAATTAAAAGTAGATGAATAGGACAATGGTGTCAAATAAATAGTATTTTGGCCCATTGTCTCTTTTTTTGTTTTCGGGGGGTGGGATATATATTAAATGATGAAATATATAGTATAGGTGTTGATATTGGAACTTCAACAACCGAAGTTATAGTTAGCAAATTAAAGATTAAAAAAATTTTAGGTTCTTCGCTGATTAAGGAAACAGTAATAGAAGGGAAAGAAATAATATATAG
The window above is part of the Clostridium saccharoperbutylacetonicum N1-4(HMT) genome. Proteins encoded here:
- the tsaE gene encoding tRNA (adenosine(37)-N6)-threonylcarbamoyltransferase complex ATPase subunit type 1 TsaE, giving the protein MEFEVYNVDSTTQLGINLGKLLQAGDIICLTGDLGAGKTHITKGIALGLGINDNITSPTFTIVNEYEGGRLKLNHFDVYRVSDPDEIYAIGFDDYIFSDAVSIIEWANYIEEILPQDLLHISIKKDLEKGEDYRKIILTPYGDRYNYIKEL
- a CDS encoding metal ABC transporter substrate-binding protein encodes the protein MKKITFAMVIITIALSFGMNLFSDPLLANTESHKTENRGDFLNILTVNKPQYDMVKKIVKDKNNVEYMLTNEKDISEFKYNEDVLNNISNMDLFIYSGTSFEPWSNSLIDELKKGDLGIINLSRGIRLLNYSQNNSNKENPYYFEGISEYKIALCNVKSAIQDRDPQNRDYYEENYNEAIKEFDNKIKIYNDKIKSLSDYKFITLNNDFDYLTKALNLNTIQLDNHEIADFIKLNNLDAKKVIIIVDGEAGTKLNLSGYNTVNLWKYYGDMSFDDLILYNIKELSKWAPLKENGTVNSTGKVA